From Microaerobacter geothermalis, one genomic window encodes:
- a CDS encoding MerR family transcriptional regulator — protein sequence MIINEVAKKLNISPRAIRFYEEKGLINPDRRDNNQYRTFTEKEVWRLQTIIALREVGMGLDDIKKVLGQVELGNKDELLYYLELQRSVMFSTWLEYKQQIITTDRMIEILKQEQALSLNEIVKLAEGSKRIREIRNNWSDKWNFDYRASNHDHVVKANDGLYKNYDQALDTIYKLINPKDNEVGLDIGTGTGNLAGRFISHGYKMAAIDQSKEMLKLCQSKFPQLETRLGNFLAIPYLDDHFDFAVSSFALHHLTDEQKLLALEEIRRVLKPKGRICLADFMFEDEFARQKYLEVLHNKDNQDLIKTIEDKHFSIVSHISDWFENNGYITKQKQLSDVIHIVYAVPIR from the coding sequence GAGACAACAATCAATACCGTACGTTTACAGAAAAAGAGGTATGGCGGCTTCAGACCATTATTGCCTTGCGAGAAGTTGGAATGGGGTTAGATGATATTAAGAAGGTACTAGGTCAAGTTGAGTTGGGAAATAAAGACGAGCTCTTATACTATTTGGAATTACAACGTTCAGTCATGTTCTCAACTTGGTTAGAGTACAAACAACAGATTATCACTACTGACCGAATGATTGAAATCCTAAAACAGGAACAGGCGCTGTCTCTAAATGAGATAGTTAAACTTGCCGAAGGTTCAAAGCGAATACGCGAGATACGAAATAATTGGAGTGACAAATGGAACTTTGATTATCGAGCTTCTAATCATGACCATGTAGTGAAAGCAAATGACGGTCTCTATAAGAATTACGACCAAGCACTGGACACCATATATAAATTGATAAACCCTAAGGATAATGAAGTAGGGCTGGATATTGGTACTGGTACTGGCAATTTAGCTGGCCGATTTATTTCCCATGGATATAAAATGGCTGCAATTGACCAATCAAAAGAAATGTTAAAGCTGTGCCAAAGCAAGTTTCCTCAACTTGAGACAAGACTCGGAAACTTCCTTGCTATTCCTTATTTAGATGACCACTTCGACTTTGCTGTTTCCAGTTTTGCTTTACATCATCTAACCGATGAACAAAAATTACTTGCTTTGGAGGAAATAAGAAGAGTATTGAAACCCAAAGGACGAATTTGTTTAGCAGATTTTATGTTTGAAGATGAATTTGCGAGACAGAAATACTTAGAGGTATTACACAATAAAGATAATCAGGATTTGATAAAGACAATAGAGGATAAACATTTTTCCATAGTTTCTCATATCTCGGATTGGTTTGAGAACAATGGCTATATTACAAAACAAAAGCAATTATCTGATGTTATCCATATTGTCTATGCGGTTCCGATTAGATAA